In Trifolium pratense cultivar HEN17-A07 linkage group LG7, ARS_RC_1.1, whole genome shotgun sequence, a genomic segment contains:
- the LOC123895548 gene encoding transcription factor SRM1-like isoform X2, with translation MDELGNCSCYWSREQDIAFENALANHPEEWEQFAAHVTGKSLEEVKRHYVDLIDDVNHIESGYVPLPNYNEIRAVKKRTKTSRTVQERRKGIPWTEAEHRLVSLSLLWY, from the coding sequence ATGGATGAATTGGGAAATTGTAGCTGTTATTGGAGTAGAGAGCAAGATATAGCGTTTGAAAATGCGTTGGCAAATCATCCCGAGGAATGGGAGCAATTTGCGGCGCATGTAACTGGGAAAAGTTTGGAAGAAGTTAAGCGTCATTATGTGGATTTGATTGATGATGTTAACCACATTGAATCTGGTTATGTGCCTCTGCCGAATTATAATGAAATAAGAGCTGTCAAAAAGAGAACTAAGACTTCAAGAACTGTTCAAGAAAGGCGAAAGGGTATTCCTTGGACAGAAGCTGAACATAGGTTAGTTAGTTTAT